CCGCGGCCTGCGCTATTCGTTCGGCTACAGCGCCTGTCCCGACCTCGCCGATCAGGCCAAGCTCTTCAAGCTGCTCGACCCGGAGAAGGCGATCGGCGTCACGCTCACCAGCGCCTATCAGCTCGTCCCCGAGGC
This Candidatus Eisenbacteria bacterium DNA region includes the following protein-coding sequences:
- a CDS encoding vitamin B12 dependent-methionine synthase activation domain-containing protein; the protein is RGLRYSFGYSACPDLADQAKLFKLLDPEKAIGVTLTSAYQLVPEASTSAIVVHHPAAMYYLVKV